A segment of the Terribacillus aidingensis genome:
GTGCGAAACGTATGATGTTTTGCTCCTGTCAGATGAGATCCATGCTGATTTGATTCATGAAGGATATCAGCATATACCCATTGCTTCCTTGTCTGAGGACATGGGCAAACGGACGATCACATTCCTTTCTCCGTCAAAAACATTCAACTTAGCAGGATTGCAGGTATCTTACAGCATCGTTCAGCAGGAAGATATGCGTCAGCAGCTGCAGGAGACGTTCTCGAAGCAAGGCTTCCATATGCTGAATGCGATGGCAGTTGCCGCAATGGAAGCTGCTTATACTGACGGTGAGGAATGGCTGGAAGGACTGCTGGACATACTGGCCGTCAATCGAAAGCTGACGGAAGAAGCATTGGCAGATACTTCCCTGATCCAAATTGCACCTCTGGAAGGCACCTATTTGATGTGGCTGGATTGCCGCCAGATGCAGCTGGAACAAAATGAATTGATGGACTTCTTTGCCAAGAAAGCGAAGCTCGGATTCAATGATGGCATTCAGTTCGGAGAAGCGGGTGCTGGATTTGTTCGGATGAACATTGCCTGTCCGCCTGAAACGATGCGCGATGCCCTGCAGCGGCTGACAAACAGCCTTAAGGAATTCGAGGCAGCAAAATGACTATGGAAATCGGCAGCGTCGTAAAAGCACGCTACAAAACTGGTTCCTATGTCGGAAAAATCAAAGAGGAACGCGGCAAGTTCTATTTGGTGGAGATACTGGCCGTTCTCAAGCATCCGCAACAAGGTGATCTGCACCACCCAAAGGAAACAGAAGATGTTTTCTTCCATGAACGCCGCGCATTGGCTCAGCATGAAAAAGCGAATATACCGAAAACAGCTGTATCAGAATTTGCAGACGAAGTACCGGACTACTCCGCTTCTCTACGTACTGCACTTCAGCAGCTTAGAAACGACTTGGAGGAACAATCCGCCTCGCGCTATCAAGAACTCGCGCTTGCAAACGTTGATACACTGGAAAAGGATTACTTCAAATAAACAAAAAAGGCAGGAGCTTAGCTTCTGCCTTTTTTCAGTCATAAGAGCCTGGCACTTTCAGATTACGTTTTTTCGTCATAGGCTTACCAAAAATCTTGTTTGTTACCTGCGGGGCAAATTCGAACAGCAATACACCGATGAAGGCTGCCAGGACAATGTAGATGCCAGCAAATACTTTTGCCGTACCCATTGCAATACTGGCTATTACAACACTGAATTCTCCTCTGGCACATATAGACAATCCGCCGCGAAAAGCGACTCGCTTCGGCAATCCGTACATCAATCCTCCAAAGTAGCCTGTCATCACTTTGGCTGCTATTGTCCAGATCAGGACAATCAATAGCAATAACGGCATTGGTACACCGTCGCCGAAATCTATGGTTGTTCCAAAATAGATGAAAAACGTCGGCAGCAGTAAATCTCGAATTGGTATCACAGCATGTTCCACACGCTCGATTTTACCTGATTCCGCTAAAATCATCCCGGCCAGGAAGGCACCCAGCACCTCGGATAATCCAAGGTAGACAGCAAGCCCGCCATATGTCAAAGCTATCCCGATCAACAGCACAATTTTAAAGTCCTCGTCTTCAAGCTTATCCATGAAGGTATCAAATCTGCGGAAGACTGTTTTGCTGAGAACAACTGCCCCTGCAGCTAGGGCAAGTATTTTCAGCACAAGATACACAGCACTAACCGGATCAAAGCTTCCCGAACTGCTGATACCAATTAGCACAGCTACTAAAATCGGCGCGATGATATCCTCGAAAATTAGGAGTGCCAATATGAATTCTGTCTCCATATTGGCCATTCTGCTTTTGTCATCCAGCAGCTTAGCAGTAATGGAGGAGCTTGTAGCATATGCCACCGCACCAATAAGGAATGATGTAAATAAATCAACCTTCAAAATGAGGCATATCCCCATCGTAACACCAAGACTCAAGGCCACATCCAGCAGTCCGGTTGACCAGATTTTCTTAGCTATTCCGCCAAGTCTCGAAATACTGAATTCTAAACCGAGCACAAAGAAAAGCAAAACGATTCCGACCTCACTGGAAAAGTGAAGAATTTCATTATGAACGAGAAGATCAGCAAGAATGATGCCAAACAAGATATACAGAATGACATTAGGAAAACGGATTTTGATGGAAAGAAAACCTAAATAGAAAATGCCGAGCAAAACAAGGCCAGCTCCAAGCAGCGTTGGCAGCTGCACACTCAAGTCTGTTCATCCTTACCTGCACAAAGGTCAATCATCGCATCTATTTGCACTTTCTTTCCAATGGACATCAGTACGTCCCCAGGATGCAAAATTGTATCCGGCTCGGGAATGGCAATTGTCTCATCACCTTGGATGATCCCGATAACAGTTACCCCGGTTTTAGAACGTACCGCCGCTTCTCCTAGCGTCTTATTCGCAATCTCTGATGATTCTGATAATTCAATGTAATCTACGATGATTTGCTTACGAAAGAGCTTCAGCTGATCGGTATCAACTGGCTGATACGTTGCACCTAGAAGCTGTGCGCCTAGTTCCCGTGTTTCATCTGCTGTCAAATCCATTGCGAAATCCGCTTCATCACTGGAAGCATCCTCGAAGAAATACAGCTCCCGTTTGCCAGAATGGTGGACGATGATGACAACCATACCCTCTTCTCCAGTGCGCAGCGTAATTTTGCTTCCGATACCAGGAAGCTGTGATATATGACATTTCATCAGCCAGGACTCCCCTACGGTGTATTAAACTCCTTGAGAAAAGTATAAAAAAAGCTGGAGAAAATCTCCAGCTTTTTCGATCAGCTCAAATGGTTTTCCAACACTTCCTGGATACCTTCTAACGCTGCTTCCTCATCATTTCCGTCTGCTGTAATAACAACCTGTGCTCCTTGCGGTACACCTAGTGACATGACACCCATAATCGATTTCAAGTTCACTTTTCTTTCTTTGAATGCAAGCTCAATCTCAGAGTTGAACTGGCCGGCTTTATTAACGAGCAGCGTTGCAGGTCTCGCATGGATTCCTGTTTCGCTAGTAATGGTGAATGTTTTCTCTTGCATCGTAATTCCCTCCAAAGCAAATAGCTCATGTATGTAAATGTGAAAGTGGTAACATAATTATTATAGGAGAAAAGAAAGCGGTTTTAAATAAATATGCCACTTTTTTAAGTTTAAAAATAGCTTCTTGGCATAAGATTGAGTTTCTCCAGTATTTATGGTAATTTTGACACATCTAGAAAAAGGAGTGCTGTCATGAGTGTACATATAAATGCAGAGGCTGGCCAGATTGCAGACAAGATCCTGCTTCCTGGCGATCCACTTCGCGCAAAATACATCGCCGAAACATTTTTAGAAGATGCAAAGCTTTATAACGAAGTAAGAGGAATGTATGGCTATACTGGTACATACAAAGGAGAAAGAATCTCCGTTCAAGGTACTGGTATGGGTGTCCCTTCCATCAGCATCTATGTAAATGAATTGATTCAAAGCTACGGTGTGAAAAAACTGATCCGTGTTGGTACTGCCGGCGCTATTCAGAAAGATGTAAAAGTTCGTGATGTAATCTTAGCATCCACGTCCAGCTCTGATTCCCAAATAAACCGACAGGAATTCGGCACAGTCGATTTTGCACCTACAGCTGACTTTGATTTATTGTTGAAAGCCTATCAGGCTGGACAAGCAAAAGGCTTGAATATCCGTGTTGGCAACGTGTTTACAAGCGATCGTTTCTATCGTGACAACACATTGGAATTCTACGGAAAATTGGCAGATTACAAAGTCTTGGCTGTCGAAATGGAAACGACTGCACTCTACACGATAGCTGCGAAACATGATTGTCAAGCGCTATCTGTTCTTACAGTCAGCGATCACATCCTCACTGGCGAAGAAACAACTGCCGAGGAACGTCAGACTACTTTTGGCGATATGATGGAAATTGCATTGGATGCAGCAATTCAGGCATAGAAGAAGGCTTCTATGCCTTTTTCTATGCCTACATTGTAAACCTTAATAAAATTAAAGTTGACAATAATAGTAGTGTCGTTTACTATTTCTGCAAGGAGTTGATAAGTTATGAGTCGTACTGGTAAATTGACTGCAAGCGCGATGTTTGTTGGCTTGATGACAGTCGGAGCAAACATTTCGGTCTGGCTTCCGTTTCTTGCTGTACCAATCGGAGGACAAACCGTACCATTATCATTGCAGCCGTTCTTTGCTTTACTTGCTGGATTGCTGTTAGGCTATAAATGGGGAGCCTACAGTATGATCTGTTACGTATTGCTTGGTCTGACGGGGTTGCCGATATTCGCAGATCTCTCAGGAGGATTTGGTGTCTTTGCTGGTCCCACTGGCGGTTTCTTGCTATCTTTCATACCTATTGCCTTTATCGCTGGATTCATCATGGAAAAGACATCTATACGATACCGTGCTTTCGGGGCGGTGATTGCTGGTATATTTGTAAATTATCTTTTGGGTGTCACGTATATGTATGGTGCCATGCACCTTTGGATGGGTGTGGATATCAGCTACTTAGCTGCTTGGATCAGTATGATTCCATTCTTTATCAAAGATTTCTGTTTCGCTATACTTGCAGCCCTATTTTACCCTAGAGTGGCTCATGCTTTCAAAAAAGGAAAAGTGACATATAATACTTCGTTTAAATGACATTTTCTCAGGGAAATTTAGTTATAATGAGTACATCATATATTATAGCTTTTTCTCTGAAAGGATGTAGCAGTACATGTCATTGTTACAAAATATGCCACTATGGAGTGCGTTGATTGCCATCGTTTTCGCACAAGTAATAAAAGTACCCATCCGCGCGATTGCCGATAAGCGCATCCAGGCCGATCTTGCATTCAGTACGGGCGGTATGCCAAGCAGTCATTCAGCAGCAGTGGCTGCCCTGACAACCTCGATCGGCATTGAAAGCGGACTTGATTCCCCTATCTTTGCAGCATCCTTTGTCTTTAGCATCATCATCATGTTCGATGCATCTGGTGTAAGAAGACAAGCTGGTGAACAAGCGGTATTGCTTAATTTGCTATTGAAGGATTTCCAGCGCTTTGTAGACGAAGCAAAACACTGGGGCAGTAAACAAGAGTTCGAAAAGAATCGTGAAATCAGGGAGATGCTCGGACATCAGCCGATTGAAGTCTTTTTCGGCGCCCTGACCGGCATTGGTATTTCTCTAGTCATCTATTTGCTGTTTTAATTGCATATGCAGCTGCTTGCTTCCGAAATCACGCACAGGAAGCTGCCTCTGTTCATATTGGATGACGTCCTCTGCAGTTAAATTCGTCAGCTGGCTCCATGTCACATACATAGCTGTAAGCCAGAGGGTACAAAGGAGTGCTCTAATGCACCATCGTCGTATCATATCTTTCACCTCTGGTACCAGCATCGACAAATGAGAATATCCCTATACAAAAGAAAAGCAGCCATATGGCTGCTTTTTGTTTAGCTGAAGATATTGAATTTCCCTTTTTTCAAAACCAGTCCTACACCGCCAAGCTGATAAAGATAGCGATTATCCGATGCCTTCTTCATCACATCTGCAGGCTTTCCGAACAGCTTCTTGCCCATTACCATACCCATGGCATCACCGCCTCCCAAGGAAGCCAGTGTACCTTTGATTTCTGGCACGAATTTTTGAGTGTTTCTTTCTTTACGGATGAGTGCTTTTAGATTTTGGGCACAGTTGTAGCCCATCTGTGTAGCTATTTGTGCAGTCGGCGGATATGGTTTTCCGGTTTCATCATTTATCACAGCAGCACAATCGCCGACAATAAATATATCGTCATGTTGCGGGTCTCGCAGATCGTCTGTGACCATTACCTTACCGCGATTTACTTCAAATCCAGATTCCTCCAAAATCGAATTTCCTTTGACACCGGCTGCCCAAACAGTTGTATTGGTTTTGACCGTATGCCTCTCGCCTGCTTTTTCATAAACGATGCTGTCGGCCGTCACTTCCTTAAGGAAAGCATTCGTCTGGAATTCTATACCGCGGGATTCCAGTGAGTTCAAGGCGTATTCTACAAGCTGCGGATCAAATCCCATCATGACGGAAGCACCTGCTTCCACAACGATAACACGTACTTTATCGCGGTCGATATCATATTCCTTACACAGTTCTGGTATACGTTCTGCTAGTTCTCCAGCAAATTCAATGCCCGTGAAGCCGCCTCCGCCGATCACGATATTAAGACGCTCTTCTTTCTTTTCTGTTTCATTGTTATACACAGCGAAATTGTGCTCGATATGCTCTCGAATCAAACGGGAAGAATTGATGCTCCGAATCATGTACGCATGGTCAAGCAGTCCATCTATCCCGAAATTCGCTGGTTCAAAACCTAAGCCTACAACAAGATAATCATAGGAGATTTCGCCGTTTTGCATCACCAGCTTTTTTTCGTCCGGTTTGATCTTCGTTACCGTATCCTGTACAAAATTGACTTTTTTTGCATCGATAACATCCTTGATGGCAATCCGTGTCTGATCATGATGTCTCGTCCCTGCTGCGTTTTCATGGAGCCATGTTGTCTGATAATGGTAATCATGCTTATTGACGAGTGTAATGCTCGCCTCGTCCGCTCCAATCAGTTTCTGAAGTTTCACTGTCGTAATCAGGCCGCCGTAACCAGCACCTGCAATCACAATTTTGGGTTTGCTCATCTTCGATCACATCCATTAACATAGTTTGGTTTTTCCTAAGCTTCAGCAACCTAACAACACATTAATTTTTTTGTTTGTGATACTATTCACTTTATAAAGCAGATGAAAACATAAAACTGTCACAAAACCGTCATCAATATTATGGTAAACGTTTTCTTTCCTTTTATCAACCGAAAAAGGGGAAGCTTATCACGTACCAGGGCAACTACCATACATTAAAAATCCTTCTTCTTACTCATATTTCAGCAACTATGATAAAATACCAGGTGTTACGTTTAAAAATACTAGGAGGAACCGGTATGTCAGATCAAGTATATGATGTGACCATCATCGGTGCAGGTCCAGTCGGACTTTTCACCGCATTCTATGGTGGGATGCGTCAGCAAAGTGTCAAAATCATTGAAAGCCTTCCCCAAGTGGGCGGACAGCTTTCTGCTTTATACCCAGAAAAATACATCTACGATATTGCAGGCTTCCCCCAAGTCCGCGCGCAGGAATTAGTGGACAACCTGATGGAACAGCTTAAACGCTTCGATCCAACGATCGCTCTTGGTGAGTCTGTAGATAAAGTCGAGCGTTTGGAAGATAATACATTCCGCATCGAAACAGATAAAGACGTACACTTCTCGAAAACGATCATTATCACAGCAGGAAACGGTGCCTTCCAGCCGCGTCGCCTGACTGTTGAACGATGTGACGAGTTCGAGGGTGTCAACCTTAATTACTATGTGGATAATATGCAGAAATACGCTGGCAAGCGTGTTCTATTAGCAGGTGGCGGCGATTCGGCTGTAGACTGGGCGCTGATGCTTGAACCGATTGCCAAAGAAGTCATTCTCGTGCATCGCCGCGATGAATTCCGTGCCCATGAGCACAGTGTGGAACGACTCATGCAATCCAATGTTAGAATCATGACTCCTTATACACCAGTTGAAATGCTTGGTACTGATCGCATCGAACAGGTTGTTCTGCAGAAGGTGAAAAGCGAAGAAACTGAAACGATCGATGTGGACGAAGTACTCGTCAATTACGGCTTCATTTCTTCCTTAGGTCCGATCAAGCAATGGGATCTGGAAATCGAGAAAAACAGCATTGTTGTAAATTCGAAACAAGAAACGAATATTCCCGGCATCTACGCTGCAGGTGATATTTGCACATATCCTGGCAAGGTTAACCTGATCGCCTCTGGTTTCGGCGAAGGCCCGACTGCCATCAACAATGCCAAAACATACATTGATCCAGACGCACGTGTACAGCCTAAACATTCCACAAGCATGTTTTAAATAACACCGCACCGGTTACCTTTATGGAAACCGGTGTTTTTTTATACTTTTTGTATAAGGAAGCCCGTCTATCACACACTAGTATCGATAAAGGAGGAGCTGTATGGAAAACGAATTTGAACATCGCTTAATTCCGCTTGCCTCAATAAAGAGCGGAACAGAAACAACCGTCTCCCCAACTGTTCATGGCTATCTTGACAGAATAGTGAATGTTTTTTTCATCGAAAATCCTGTTACAAAAGAATGGGTGCTTGTCGATGCTGGAGTCCCTGATACAGCAGGCAATATCAAGAAAGCTGCTGCTGAACTATTCGGAGAAGGCGCCAAACCAGCATGCATCATCCTCACACATGGTCACTTTGACCATGTCGGCAGCATCATAGAGC
Coding sequences within it:
- a CDS encoding PatB family C-S lyase, whose amino-acid sequence is MHNFEIVHDRRKTRSVKWDNLKALYGGEDVLPMWVADMDFQAPQAVIDALKSRAEHGIYGYTITDASISKTVSNWVEKRHGWRIKPSWLLYSPGVVTSLHMAIQTFTEPGEQVVIQTPVYAPFYSVVTAHDREIVENPLLEDNGTYQMDFEHLETCFREGAKAMILCNPHNPVGRVWTKEELERLAKLCETYDVLLLSDEIHADLIHEGYQHIPIASLSEDMGKRTITFLSPSKTFNLAGLQVSYSIVQQEDMRQQLQETFSKQGFHMLNAMAVAAMEAAYTDGEEWLEGLLDILAVNRKLTEEALADTSLIQIAPLEGTYLMWLDCRQMQLEQNELMDFFAKKAKLGFNDGIQFGEAGAGFVRMNIACPPETMRDALQRLTNSLKEFEAAK
- the kapB gene encoding sporulation phosphorelay system protein KapB, with translation MTMEIGSVVKARYKTGSYVGKIKEERGKFYLVEILAVLKHPQQGDLHHPKETEDVFFHERRALAQHEKANIPKTAVSEFADEVPDYSASLRTALQQLRNDLEEQSASRYQELALANVDTLEKDYFK
- a CDS encoding cation:proton antiporter gives rise to the protein MQLPTLLGAGLVLLGIFYLGFLSIKIRFPNVILYILFGIILADLLVHNEILHFSSEVGIVLLFFVLGLEFSISRLGGIAKKIWSTGLLDVALSLGVTMGICLILKVDLFTSFLIGAVAYATSSSITAKLLDDKSRMANMETEFILALLIFEDIIAPILVAVLIGISSSGSFDPVSAVYLVLKILALAAGAVVLSKTVFRRFDTFMDKLEDEDFKIVLLIGIALTYGGLAVYLGLSEVLGAFLAGMILAESGKIERVEHAVIPIRDLLLPTFFIYFGTTIDFGDGVPMPLLLLIVLIWTIAAKVMTGYFGGLMYGLPKRVAFRGGLSICARGEFSVVIASIAMGTAKVFAGIYIVLAAFIGVLLFEFAPQVTNKIFGKPMTKKRNLKVPGSYD
- a CDS encoding TrkA C-terminal domain-containing protein, with translation MKCHISQLPGIGSKITLRTGEEGMVVIIVHHSGKRELYFFEDASSDEADFAMDLTADETRELGAQLLGATYQPVDTDQLKLFRKQIIVDYIELSESSEIANKTLGEAAVRSKTGVTVIGIIQGDETIAIPEPDTILHPGDVLMSIGKKVQIDAMIDLCAGKDEQT
- a CDS encoding phosphocarrier protein HPr; translated protein: MQEKTFTITSETGIHARPATLLVNKAGQFNSEIELAFKERKVNLKSIMGVMSLGVPQGAQVVITADGNDEEAALEGIQEVLENHLS
- the deoD gene encoding purine-nucleoside phosphorylase codes for the protein MSVHINAEAGQIADKILLPGDPLRAKYIAETFLEDAKLYNEVRGMYGYTGTYKGERISVQGTGMGVPSISIYVNELIQSYGVKKLIRVGTAGAIQKDVKVRDVILASTSSSDSQINRQEFGTVDFAPTADFDLLLKAYQAGQAKGLNIRVGNVFTSDRFYRDNTLEFYGKLADYKVLAVEMETTALYTIAAKHDCQALSVLTVSDHILTGEETTAEERQTTFGDMMEIALDAAIQA
- a CDS encoding biotin transporter BioY, which produces MSRTGKLTASAMFVGLMTVGANISVWLPFLAVPIGGQTVPLSLQPFFALLAGLLLGYKWGAYSMICYVLLGLTGLPIFADLSGGFGVFAGPTGGFLLSFIPIAFIAGFIMEKTSIRYRAFGAVIAGIFVNYLLGVTYMYGAMHLWMGVDISYLAAWISMIPFFIKDFCFAILAALFYPRVAHAFKKGKVTYNTSFK
- a CDS encoding divergent PAP2 family protein is translated as MSLLQNMPLWSALIAIVFAQVIKVPIRAIADKRIQADLAFSTGGMPSSHSAAVAALTTSIGIESGLDSPIFAASFVFSIIIMFDASGVRRQAGEQAVLLNLLLKDFQRFVDEAKHWGSKQEFEKNREIREMLGHQPIEVFFGALTGIGISLVIYLLF
- a CDS encoding NAD(P)/FAD-dependent oxidoreductase → MSKPKIVIAGAGYGGLITTVKLQKLIGADEASITLVNKHDYHYQTTWLHENAAGTRHHDQTRIAIKDVIDAKKVNFVQDTVTKIKPDEKKLVMQNGEISYDYLVVGLGFEPANFGIDGLLDHAYMIRSINSSRLIREHIEHNFAVYNNETEKKEERLNIVIGGGGFTGIEFAGELAERIPELCKEYDIDRDKVRVIVVEAGASVMMGFDPQLVEYALNSLESRGIEFQTNAFLKEVTADSIVYEKAGERHTVKTNTTVWAAGVKGNSILEESGFEVNRGKVMVTDDLRDPQHDDIFIVGDCAAVINDETGKPYPPTAQIATQMGYNCAQNLKALIRKERNTQKFVPEIKGTLASLGGGDAMGMVMGKKLFGKPADVMKKASDNRYLYQLGGVGLVLKKGKFNIFS
- a CDS encoding NAD(P)/FAD-dependent oxidoreductase; protein product: MSDQVYDVTIIGAGPVGLFTAFYGGMRQQSVKIIESLPQVGGQLSALYPEKYIYDIAGFPQVRAQELVDNLMEQLKRFDPTIALGESVDKVERLEDNTFRIETDKDVHFSKTIIITAGNGAFQPRRLTVERCDEFEGVNLNYYVDNMQKYAGKRVLLAGGGDSAVDWALMLEPIAKEVILVHRRDEFRAHEHSVERLMQSNVRIMTPYTPVEMLGTDRIEQVVLQKVKSEETETIDVDEVLVNYGFISSLGPIKQWDLEIEKNSIVVNSKQETNIPGIYAAGDICTYPGKVNLIASGFGEGPTAINNAKTYIDPDARVQPKHSTSMF